In Phreatobacter cathodiphilus, the genomic window TACATGGCGGAATCCTTCGGCCAGTCCATCGTCATCGAGAACCGCGGCGGCGCCAACGGCAACATCGCGGCGCAGGAAATCGCCCAGTCGCAGCCCGACGGCTACAACCTCTTCTACAACACCTCGGCCATCGCCATCAGCCCGGCGCTCTATCCCCGCCTCGGCTACGACGCCAAGGCCTTCGTGCCGATCGGGCTGACGGCCACCGTGCCGATGGTGCTCGAGGTCCATCCGCAGATGCCGGTGAACAACGTCAAGGAGTTCACCGACTACGTGAAGGCCAATGCCGACAAGCTGTCCTACGCCTCCACCGGCAACGGCTCCATCACCCATCTCGGCAGCGCGCTGCTCCTCGGCCGCATGGGCGCCAAGGTCACCCACGTGCCCTATCGCGGCAGCGCCCCGGCTCTCGTCGACCTCGCCGGCGGCCGGGTCCACTTCATGACGGACACGATCAACTCCTCGCTGCCCTTCATCCAGGACGGCCGCCTGAAGCCGCTCGCCGTCACCAGCACCAAGCGCCTCGCGGCCCTGCCCAACATTCCGACCCTCACCGAGCTCGGCCTGCAGGATCTGGAGATCGGCGCCTGGCAGGGCATCGTGGCCCCGGCCGGCACCCCGGCGGAGGTGGTGCAGAAGGTCAACGGCGCCATGATGACGGCGCTGAAGAACCGGGAATTCCTGTCGCGCCTCGAGGCCCAGCAGACGACGCCGCTCGGCAGCACGCCGGAGGACTACGGCAAGTACATCCTCGCCGAGCTCGCCCGCTGGGACAAGGTGGTGAAGGAGAACGGCATCACCATGAACTGAGGTGGGAGCCGGCCGGCGGGGCCCTCAGCTCCGTCGGTCGCGCACCGCGCGCAGCATGGACGGCCAGAGAGCCAGCGTCTCGGTGAAGGCCTCCTCGTCGAACCGCTTCAGGCGCCGGCGGGTCAGTTCCAGCGCCACGGGCGAAAGCTTCGACAGGTCGCCGGCGAGGCGCAGGGCTTCGGCCAGCACCTCGCCGGGTTCGGCCTCGCGGTTGAACAGGCCGAGCCGCCGGCATTCGGCCGCGTCCATCATGCGGCCGGTGAGGCAGAGGTCGGTCGCCACCGTCAGGCCGAGGGCCGAGGAGATGATCCACGGCCCCGAACTCGACGCGATGCCCGCGCGGATCTCCGGCTGGCCCATCCGCACCCCGTCATGGCCGACGCGGAAGTCGCAGAGCAGCGCCACCTGGAAAGCGGAGCCGGCGGCGACCCCGTTCAGCGCCGCGATGCTCGGTTTGGAAAGGTTCCGGAAGGCGCCGAAGAAGCGGCCCCAGGCGGCGACCCAGGCCTCGATTGCGCCGTCGGCGGGGGGCGCTTCGTCGCGGTCCTGCCCGGCGCCGAAGGCGCGCGCGCCGGCCCCCGTGACGATAACCACCCGCACCTCGGGATCGGCATCGAGGGCTTCGAGCGCCTCCACGATCTCGGCCCGCATCGCCGCATGCCAGGCGTTGAGGGCGTCCGGCCGGTCGAAGGTCAGTATGGCGGCCGGGCCCTCGCGGGTGACGGTGATGGTGGACGGCATGGGGACCTCAATGATCATATATGTGATCAAGTTAATCGTATTGACGAATTCTGGCCTGTGAACTAGCACCGAACAAAGCTT contains:
- a CDS encoding Bug family tripartite tricarboxylate transporter substrate binding protein yields the protein MIDRRTFAFGTAALGLSLAAPAVARAQAGYPNRPVRMLVGFAAGGPTDIVARQLAQYMAESFGQSIVIENRGGANGNIAAQEIAQSQPDGYNLFYNTSAIAISPALYPRLGYDAKAFVPIGLTATVPMVLEVHPQMPVNNVKEFTDYVKANADKLSYASTGNGSITHLGSALLLGRMGAKVTHVPYRGSAPALVDLAGGRVHFMTDTINSSLPFIQDGRLKPLAVTSTKRLAALPNIPTLTELGLQDLEIGAWQGIVAPAGTPAEVVQKVNGAMMTALKNREFLSRLEAQQTTPLGSTPEDYGKYILAELARWDKVVKENGITMN
- a CDS encoding enoyl-CoA hydratase/isomerase family protein, which produces MPSTITVTREGPAAILTFDRPDALNAWHAAMRAEIVEALEALDADPEVRVVIVTGAGARAFGAGQDRDEAPPADGAIEAWVAAWGRFFGAFRNLSKPSIAALNGVAAGSAFQVALLCDFRVGHDGVRMGQPEIRAGIASSSGPWIISSALGLTVATDLCLTGRMMDAAECRRLGLFNREAEPGEVLAEALRLAGDLSKLSPVALELTRRRLKRFDEEAFTETLALWPSMLRAVRDRRS